In Akkermansia muciniphila, one DNA window encodes the following:
- a CDS encoding terminase gpA endonuclease subunit, producing the protein MLEDLLFQPRGSVVEWVERELRLPRETSPNAPGPVSLDRQPYMREPLECLRNTRIEHLYLVWAAQTGKTTLDLLALAYLLEHDPMPLLWALPSDNLAAPFSRNRLQPFLKANPCLSRHILRNPASFAPLEMTLDNMPIYMTGVTSPARLSSRPIAYVIQDEEAKFEHINKKEAHPSALIEERTKAFPRRLIIHSSTPNVEDEPYWQGYSLTDCREYFMPCPHCGMWIRFEFSRTTLVWDGDSLEEIEASARYVCPDCSRPIYDAQKIDMMQAGEWRATNEAAHPSRRGYHLNSLYSPFVSFGQFARKFVESSRALLAQMELQNFRNSWEALPYSKYQVKVKDQAVEALKTTAYRRGEMPPVEPLYLVAGYDPGELQTHWVVCAVSAGGELWVIDWGTILSFRTEGGRKGVAAHFPGLQYQAGDQIFQPALGLVDSGWSAEATYTECALMPGQLYPTKGSAAGFGVWNRTDLKTHPGLELYTYQDRAAKIELYAERIAHGRGPGLHLPGNADLDLIRGLSGQVLEEKPGSPSQWKKIAGDHYGDCVKLCMFSWWVLKSSVPDPEPEEERERDGGE; encoded by the coding sequence ATGCTAGAAGATCTCCTATTTCAGCCACGGGGAAGTGTAGTGGAATGGGTAGAACGGGAATTGAGGCTGCCGCGGGAAACCTCCCCCAATGCGCCGGGCCCCGTGTCCCTGGATCGTCAGCCTTACATGCGGGAACCGCTGGAATGCCTACGTAATACCCGAATTGAACACTTGTATCTGGTTTGGGCAGCCCAAACCGGAAAAACAACGCTGGATCTCCTGGCCCTTGCCTATTTATTGGAACACGATCCCATGCCCTTGCTATGGGCCCTCCCATCCGATAATCTGGCCGCGCCCTTTTCCCGCAACCGCCTTCAGCCGTTTCTGAAAGCAAATCCCTGCCTGTCCCGGCATATCCTCCGGAATCCCGCATCTTTTGCCCCGCTGGAAATGACGCTGGACAATATGCCGATCTACATGACCGGCGTGACCAGCCCGGCCCGTCTGTCATCCCGGCCCATTGCTTACGTTATCCAGGACGAAGAAGCGAAATTTGAACATATCAACAAAAAGGAAGCGCATCCGTCCGCCCTGATCGAAGAACGTACAAAAGCCTTTCCCCGGCGGTTGATCATCCATAGCAGTACACCGAACGTTGAAGATGAACCCTACTGGCAGGGCTACAGCCTGACGGATTGCCGGGAATACTTCATGCCCTGTCCCCATTGCGGGATGTGGATCCGGTTTGAATTCAGCCGGACAACGCTGGTTTGGGACGGAGACAGCCTAGAAGAGATTGAAGCCAGCGCCCGCTATGTCTGCCCGGATTGTTCACGGCCCATTTATGACGCACAAAAAATAGACATGATGCAGGCGGGCGAATGGAGGGCCACCAATGAAGCCGCGCATCCGTCCCGGCGCGGGTATCATTTGAATTCGCTTTATTCCCCTTTCGTCTCCTTTGGTCAGTTTGCCCGTAAATTCGTAGAAAGTTCCCGCGCCCTTCTGGCGCAAATGGAATTGCAGAACTTCCGGAATTCCTGGGAAGCCCTGCCTTACTCAAAATATCAGGTTAAAGTGAAAGATCAGGCTGTGGAAGCCCTGAAAACTACCGCGTACCGTCGGGGAGAAATGCCCCCCGTGGAACCGCTGTACCTGGTGGCCGGCTATGATCCGGGGGAACTACAAACGCATTGGGTTGTTTGCGCCGTGTCAGCCGGCGGGGAATTATGGGTTATCGACTGGGGAACCATCCTAAGTTTCCGGACGGAGGGAGGCCGGAAAGGCGTTGCCGCCCATTTCCCCGGATTGCAGTATCAGGCCGGGGATCAGATCTTTCAGCCGGCGCTGGGATTAGTAGATTCCGGCTGGAGCGCGGAAGCGACCTATACGGAATGCGCCCTGATGCCCGGCCAGCTTTATCCAACAAAAGGATCCGCCGCGGGTTTTGGCGTCTGGAATCGCACGGATTTGAAAACGCATCCGGGCCTTGAACTGTACACCTATCAGGACCGGGCCGCAAAAATCGAACTATACGCCGAACGCATTGCACACGGACGCGGCCCTGGGCTGCACCTTCCGGGGAACGCGGATCTGGATCTGATCAGGGGATTGAGCGGGCAAGTACTAGAAGAGAAACCCGGCAGCCCCAGCCAATGGAAGAAAATTGCCGGAGACCACTATGGCGACTGCGTGAAGCTCTGCATGTTTTCCTGGTGGGTCCTGAAATCATCCGTCCCGGATCCCGAACCGGAAGAAGAGAGAGAAAGAGACGGCGGGGAATAA
- a CDS encoding head maturation protease, ClpP-related — translation MNRKKTYQLPMLTMQAGTSGAVAVVDVTGVIGWDDAQCLEFADKLKAAANQGASSITLRVNSPGGDVFSALSMYDAIRSCKMPVRAEVHGLAASAASLLCMAADTVAMSESAKFMVHQPYAGVWGNPDEIMNYAAMLIKEREKMFGIYGEKCGKSWEQVSNDHKASVYYSAAEAIAYGFVDEVIHDDESAGNGEDEEENAGDEDDESTSTAETGNNDEENDESPTGEEGEDEDEETAPAAGMTGSRLNLKNAAGAICMRIFGLTGSGKKKDPLKALKTQNSRLAAMNKGLKAQVAKLKAAQDQQASITEQLVEKQVTARLAALNIPASDLPSATETEMTAPAQTVALPASREEFMALSVDDRLAVTSAHPEAVKKWL, via the coding sequence ATGAATAGAAAAAAAACATACCAGTTGCCCATGCTGACCATGCAAGCCGGAACCTCCGGCGCCGTGGCGGTAGTGGACGTTACCGGGGTTATTGGGTGGGATGACGCCCAATGCCTTGAATTTGCCGATAAGCTGAAAGCCGCCGCCAATCAGGGCGCGTCCAGCATCACCTTGCGCGTCAACTCGCCCGGCGGGGACGTTTTTTCCGCGTTGAGCATGTATGATGCCATCCGGTCATGCAAGATGCCTGTCCGAGCAGAAGTCCATGGCCTGGCCGCCAGCGCGGCAAGCCTGTTGTGCATGGCCGCCGATACGGTAGCCATGAGCGAAAGCGCTAAATTCATGGTGCATCAGCCCTATGCGGGCGTTTGGGGGAACCCGGATGAAATCATGAATTATGCGGCCATGCTGATCAAGGAACGGGAAAAAATGTTCGGCATTTACGGCGAAAAATGCGGGAAATCCTGGGAACAGGTCAGCAATGACCACAAGGCAAGCGTCTATTACAGCGCAGCGGAAGCCATAGCTTACGGCTTTGTGGATGAAGTCATCCATGACGACGAAAGCGCCGGAAACGGTGAGGATGAAGAAGAAAACGCCGGAGACGAAGACGACGAATCCACATCCACCGCGGAAACCGGCAACAATGACGAAGAAAACGACGAAAGCCCTACAGGGGAAGAAGGGGAAGACGAAGACGAGGAAACCGCCCCGGCGGCAGGCATGACCGGAAGCCGCCTGAACCTGAAAAACGCCGCGGGGGCCATCTGCATGCGTATTTTTGGCCTTACGGGATCCGGGAAGAAGAAGGATCCCTTGAAAGCGCTGAAAACGCAGAACAGCCGCCTAGCCGCCATGAACAAGGGCCTGAAGGCCCAAGTGGCGAAGCTGAAAGCCGCCCAGGATCAACAGGCGTCAATCACGGAACAACTGGTGGAAAAACAGGTTACGGCCAGATTGGCGGCCCTGAATATTCCCGCTTCTGATCTACCGTCAGCCACGGAAACCGAAATGACCGCCCCGGCGCAAACGGTAGCCCTGCCCGCCAGCCGGGAAGAATTCATGGCCCTGTCCGTGGATGACCGCCTTGCCGTCACATCCGCCCATCCGGAGGCCGTGAAAAAATGGCTTTGA
- a CDS encoding phage portal protein, with protein sequence MNKADLGSMPEALNQPRTLPPQMFGGIQGALPWANGMLYWPTLDDAAEMDDYDRAAVMRAARYLYKNSGVIRKAVRDIWLLQGCLMPIPTTQDRDWNRKARAAFLARVASPAAFDVTGKLSWKTMQAWAERKTSIDGDCLCVLARGLDGGGMVAWYSAPKIITPPGLGKEDGWNQGVKTNAQGRPVAYGLETAPGRCIVIPAGCAILYQRDPDPAVPRGESDLIHAIRHGVDIAEIHGFTKASVKLSAAVGFVETKTEADKAPGMAAAIGGKKNPGCDEKPENPAQSFEVVTGGGARVVSLAPGRDLKAIYDQRPSPNVAAFIRDLLAEIAYGVGLDAEVLYDINTLGSAAARLILSKLRRWIDERKDAREVYMNRIYRHIVALEMEAGRLPRCKDPAWENVSWVGQRDLTIDLGREGGLAINLIREGLADADRWTLATEGMTAESILDRRADLLRRAHEIAESSGIPITELLPGAIGSTHAAHDVHPGPPPEDDEPENAGNGEKSKRDGGENI encoded by the coding sequence ATGAACAAGGCAGATTTGGGCTCCATGCCGGAGGCCCTGAACCAGCCCCGCACCCTACCCCCTCAAATGTTCGGAGGCATCCAGGGCGCCCTGCCCTGGGCTAACGGCATGTTGTACTGGCCCACGCTGGATGACGCCGCGGAAATGGATGATTATGACCGGGCCGCCGTCATGCGGGCCGCCCGTTACCTGTACAAAAATTCAGGAGTAATCCGGAAAGCAGTCCGGGACATTTGGCTATTGCAGGGCTGCCTGATGCCTATTCCTACGACGCAAGATCGGGACTGGAACCGGAAAGCCCGCGCGGCCTTTCTGGCGCGGGTGGCCAGCCCCGCCGCTTTTGACGTTACGGGAAAATTATCCTGGAAAACCATGCAGGCATGGGCCGAAAGGAAAACCAGCATTGACGGCGATTGCCTGTGCGTTCTGGCCCGCGGCCTGGACGGCGGGGGAATGGTGGCCTGGTACAGCGCGCCGAAGATAATCACCCCGCCGGGACTGGGTAAAGAAGACGGCTGGAACCAGGGAGTGAAAACAAACGCACAGGGGCGCCCGGTTGCTTATGGACTGGAAACGGCGCCGGGCCGCTGTATCGTCATCCCCGCCGGCTGTGCCATCCTGTACCAGCGGGATCCGGATCCGGCGGTTCCACGCGGGGAATCAGATCTAATCCACGCCATCCGGCACGGGGTGGATATTGCGGAAATACATGGCTTTACAAAAGCAAGCGTGAAACTGTCCGCCGCCGTGGGATTTGTCGAAACGAAAACGGAGGCAGACAAGGCCCCCGGAATGGCCGCCGCCATTGGGGGCAAAAAGAACCCGGGCTGTGACGAAAAGCCGGAAAATCCGGCGCAATCCTTTGAAGTCGTCACCGGCGGCGGGGCCCGTGTAGTCAGCCTTGCCCCAGGGCGGGATCTGAAAGCCATTTATGACCAGCGGCCATCCCCCAACGTAGCCGCCTTCATCCGCGATTTGCTTGCGGAAATCGCCTACGGCGTGGGACTGGACGCAGAAGTCCTCTATGACATCAACACGTTAGGAAGCGCGGCGGCCCGGCTGATCCTGTCAAAATTGCGGCGCTGGATCGACGAACGGAAAGACGCGCGGGAAGTGTACATGAACCGGATTTACCGGCATATAGTAGCGCTGGAAATGGAGGCGGGGCGCCTCCCCCGCTGTAAAGATCCCGCCTGGGAAAACGTGTCCTGGGTGGGTCAGCGTGATTTGACGATTGATTTAGGCCGTGAAGGGGGCCTGGCAATCAATCTGATCCGGGAAGGACTGGCGGACGCGGACCGCTGGACGCTCGCCACGGAGGGCATGACCGCGGAAAGCATTTTGGACCGCCGGGCGGATTTGTTGCGCCGGGCTCATGAAATTGCCGAATCCTCCGGCATCCCCATCACGGAACTTTTGCCTGGCGCCATCGGCTCCACACATGCGGCCCATGACGTTCACCCAGGCCCGCCTCCGGAAGACGATGAACCGGAAAATGCCGGCAACGGGGAAAAGAGCAAAAGAGACGGCGGGGAAAATATATAG